From the genome of Bacteroidales bacterium WCE2008, one region includes:
- a CDS encoding small subunit ribosomal protein S15, with product MAEYLMPEKKQVIFAKYGKSNTDTGSPESQVALFSYRIAHLTEHVKKNKKDVVTRRSLLRLVGKRRQLLDYLQKVDIERYRAIIKELGLRR from the coding sequence ATGGCTGAATATTTAATGCCTGAAAAGAAGCAAGTGATTTTCGCGAAGTACGGAAAGTCCAATACAGACACCGGCTCTCCAGAGAGTCAAGTTGCTTTATTCTCCTACCGTATCGCTCACCTTACCGAGCACGTTAAGAAGAACAAGAAAGACGTGGTTACCCGTCGTTCCCTTCTCCGTCTCGTAGGTAAAAGACGTCAGCTTTTGGATTACCTCCAGAAAGTAGACATCGAGAGATACAGAGCAATCATCAAGGAGCTTGGTCTCCGTCGATAA